A single region of the Undibacterium piscinae genome encodes:
- a CDS encoding Ig-like domain-containing protein gives MTGTAGNYSYSVAVPGADLLGNGNVHASVSSTDTAGNPAVATADHTYTVDTTASASITIATVAGDDIVNAAESNKPVTLSGTVGGDAKAGDIVTLTVGTHTYNATVTGTAGNYSYSVAVPGADLLGNGNVHASVSSTDAAGNPAVATADHTYTVDTTANASITIATVAGDDIVNAAESNKPVTLSGTVSGDAKAGDIVTLTVGTHTYNATVTGTAGNYSYSVAVPGADLLGSSNVHASVSTMSASGNPSTAATDHTYTVDTTASASITIATVAGDDIVNAAESNKPVTLSGTVGGDAKAGDIVTLTVGTHTYNATVTGTAGNYSYSVAVPGADLLGNGNVHASVSSTDTAGNPAVATADHTYTVDTTANASITIATVAGDDIVNAAESNKPVTLSGTVSGDAKAGDIVTLTVGTHTYNATVTGTAGNYSYSVAVPGADLLGNGNVHASVSTMSASGNPSTAATDHTYTVDTTASASITIATVAGDDIVNAAESNKPVTLSGTVSGDAKAGDIVTLTVGTHTYNATVTGTAGNYSYSVAVPGADLLGNGNVHASVSSTDAAGNPAVATADHTYTVDTTASASITIATVAGDDIVNAAESNKPVTLSGTVSGDAKAGDIVTLTVGTHTYNATVTGTAGNYSYSVAVPGADLLGNGNVHASVSSTDTAGNPAVATADHTYTVDTTANASITIATVAGDDIVNAAESNKPVTLSGTVGGDAKAGDIVTLTVGTHTYSATVTGTAGNYSYSVAVPGADLLGNGNVHASVSTMSASGNPSTAATDHTYTVDTTASASITIATVAGDDIVNAAESNKPVTLSGTVSGDAKAGDIVTLTVGTHTYNATVTGTAGNYSYSVAVPGADLLGNGNVHASVSSTDTAGNPAVATADHTYTVDTTASASITIATVAGDDIVNAAESNKPVTLSGTVGGDAKAGDIVTLTVGTHTYNATVTGTAGNYSYSVAVPGADLLGNGNVHASVSSTDTAGNPAVATADHTYTVDTTASASITIATVAGDDIVNAAESGSGKLVTLSGTVGGDAKAGDIVTLTVGTHTYNATVTGTAGNYSYSVAVPGADLLGNGNVHASVSSTDTAGNPAVATADHTYTVDTTASASITIATVAGDDIVNAAESNKPVTLSGTVGGDAKAGDIVTLTVGTHTYNATVTGTAGNYSYSVAVPGADLLGNGNVHASVSSTDAAGNPAVATADHTYTVDTTANASITIATVAGDDIVNAAESNKPVTLSGTVGGDAKAGDIVTLTVGTHTYNATVTGTAGNYSYSVAVPGADLLGNGNVHASVSSTDAAGNPAVATADHTYTVDTTASASITIATVAGDDIVNAAESNKPVTLSGTVGGDAKAGDIVTLTVGTHTYNATVTGTAGNYSYSVAVPGADLLGNGNVHASVSSTDTAGNPAVATADHTYTVDTTANASITIATVAGDDIVNAAESNKPVTLSGTVSGDAKAGDIVTLTVGTHTYNATVTGTAGNYSYSVAVPGADLLGNGNVHASVSTMSASGNPSTAATDHTYTVDTTASASITIATVAGDDIVNAAESNKPVTLSGTVSGDAKAGDIVTLTVGTHTYNATVTGTAGNYSYSVAVPGADLLGNGNVHASVSTMSASGNPSTAATDHTYTVDTTASASITIATVAGDDIVNAAESNKPVTLSGTVSGDAKAGDIVTLTVGTHTYNATVTGTAGNYSYSVAVPGADLLGNGNVHASVSSTDTAGNPAVATADHTYTVDTTASASITIATVAGDDIVNAAESNKPVTLSGTVSGDAKAGDIVTLTVGTHTYNATVTGTAGNYSYSVAVPGADLLGNGNVHASVSSTDAAGNPAVATADHTYTVDTTANASITIATVAGDDIVNAAESGSGKLVTLSGTVGGDAKAGDIVTLTVGTHTYNATVTGTAGNYSYSVAVPGADLLGNGNVHASVSSTDTAGNPAVATADHTYTVDTTASASITIATVAGDDIVNAAESGSGKLVTLSGTVGGDAKAGDIVTLTVGAHTYNATVTGTAGNYSYSVAVPGADLLGNGNVHASVSSTDTAGNPAVATADHTYTVDTTASASITIATVAGDDIVNAAESGSGKLVTLSGTVGGDAKAGDIVTLTVGTHTYNATVTGTAGNYSYSVAVPGADLLGNGNVHASVSSTDTAGNPAVATADHTYTVDTTASASITIATVAGDDIVNAAESGSGKLVTLSGTVGGDAKAGDIVTLTVGTHTYNATVTGTAGNYSYSVAVPGADLLGNGNVHASVSSTDTAGNPAVATADHTYTVDTTASASITIATVAGDDIVNAAESNKPVTLSGTVGGDAKAGDIVTLTVGTHTYNATVTGTAGNYSYSVAVPGADLLGNGNVHASVSTMSASGNPSTAATDHTYTVDTTASASITIATVAGDDIVNAAESGSGKLVTLSGTVGGDAKAGDIVTLTVGTHTYNATVTGTAGNYSYSVAVPGADLLGNGNVHASVSSTDTAGNPAVATADHTYTVDTTGPAVAAQTFSYAENSAANSVILM, from the coding sequence GTGACCGGCACAGCGGGTAACTACAGCTACAGCGTGGCCGTACCAGGCGCTGATTTACTGGGCAACGGCAATGTCCACGCCAGCGTCAGCAGCACCGACACGGCCGGCAATCCAGCAGTAGCAACAGCCGACCATACTTACACAGTTGACACCACAGCCAGCGCCAGTATCACCATCGCCACGGTAGCCGGAGACGACATCGTCAACGCCGCAGAATCGAATAAACCGGTCACCTTAAGCGGCACGGTAGGCGGCGACGCCAAAGCCGGTGATATCGTGACCCTGACCGTCGGTACCCACACCTACAACGCCACAGTGACCGGCACTGCCGGTAACTACAGCTACAGCGTCGCAGTACCTGGGGCTGATTTACTGGGCAACGGCAATGTTCACGCCAGCGTCAGTAGCACCGACGCGGCCGGCAATCCAGCGGTAGCAACAGCTGACCATACTTACACAGTTGACACCACAGCCAACGCCAGTATCACCATCGCGACGGTAGCCGGAGACGACATCGTCAACGCTGCAGAATCGAATAAACCTGTCACCTTAAGCGGCACGGTAAGCGGCGACGCCAAAGCCGGTGATATCGTGACCCTGACCGTTGGTACCCACACCTACAACGCCACAGTGACCGGCACAGCGGGCAACTACAGCTACAGCGTGGCCGTACCTGGTGCTGATTTACTGGGCAGCAGCAATGTCCACGCCAGCGTCAGCACAATGAGTGCCTCTGGCAATCCGTCCACTGCAGCGACTGACCATACTTACACAGTCGACACCACAGCGAGCGCCAGTATCACCATCGCCACGGTGGCTGGTGACGACATCGTCAACGCTGCAGAATCGAATAAACCTGTCACCTTAAGCGGCACGGTAGGCGGCGACGCCAAAGCCGGTGATATCGTGACCCTGACTGTGGGTACCCACACCTACAACGCCACAGTTACCGGCACTGCCGGTAACTACAGCTACAGCGTCGCAGTACCTGGGGCTGATTTACTGGGCAACGGCAATGTCCACGCCAGCGTCAGCAGCACCGACACGGCCGGCAATCCAGCAGTAGCAACAGCGGACCATACTTACACAGTCGACACCACAGCCAACGCCAGTATCACCATCGCCACGGTCGCCGGAGACGACATCGTCAACGCTGCAGAATCGAATAAACCGGTCACCTTAAGCGGCACGGTAAGCGGCGACGCCAAAGCCGGTGATATCGTGACCCTGACCGTTGGTACCCACACCTACAACGCCACAGTGACCGGCACTGCCGGTAACTACAGCTACAGCGTCGCAGTACCTGGGGCTGATTTACTGGGCAACGGCAATGTTCACGCCAGCGTCAGCACAATGAGTGCCTCTGGCAATCCGTCCACTGCAGCGACTGACCATACTTACACAGTCGACACCACAGCGAGCGCCAGTATCACCATCGCCACGGTCGCCGGAGACGACATCGTCAACGCTGCAGAATCGAATAAACCTGTCACCTTAAGCGGCACGGTAAGCGGCGACGCCAAAGCCGGTGATATCGTGACCCTGACCGTTGGTACCCACACCTACAACGCCACAGTGACCGGCACTGCCGGTAACTACAGCTACAGCGTCGCAGTACCTGGGGCTGATTTACTGGGCAACGGCAATGTCCACGCCAGCGTCAGCAGCACCGACGCGGCCGGCAATCCAGCGGTAGCAACAGCTGACCATACTTACACAGTCGACACCACAGCGAGCGCCAGTATCACCATCGCCACGGTCGCCGGAGACGACATCGTCAACGCTGCAGAATCGAATAAACCGGTCACCTTAAGCGGCACGGTAAGCGGCGACGCCAAAGCCGGTGATATCGTAACCCTGACTGTGGGTACCCACACCTACAACGCCACAGTGACCGGCACTGCCGGTAACTACAGCTACAGCGTCGCAGTACCTGGGGCTGATTTACTGGGCAACGGCAATGTCCACGCCAGCGTCAGCAGCACCGACACGGCCGGCAATCCAGCAGTAGCAACAGCGGACCATACTTACACAGTCGACACCACAGCCAACGCCAGTATCACCATCGCCACGGTCGCCGGAGACGACATCGTCAACGCTGCAGAATCGAATAAACCTGTCACCTTAAGCGGCACGGTAGGCGGCGACGCCAAAGCCGGTGATATCGTGACCCTGACCGTCGGTACCCACACCTACAGCGCCACAGTGACCGGCACTGCCGGTAACTACAGCTACAGCGTCGCAGTACCTGGGGCTGATTTACTGGGCAACGGCAATGTCCACGCCAGCGTCAGCACAATGAGTGCCTCTGGCAATCCGTCCACTGCAGCGACTGACCATACTTACACAGTCGACACCACAGCCAGCGCCAGTATCACCATCGCCACGGTCGCCGGAGACGACATCGTCAACGCTGCAGAATCGAATAAACCTGTCACCTTAAGCGGCACGGTAAGCGGCGACGCCAAAGCCGGTGATATCGTAACCCTGACTGTGGGTACCCACACCTACAACGCCACAGTGACCGGCACAGCGGGTAACTACAGCTACAGCGTGGCCGTACCAGGCGCTGATTTACTGGGCAACGGCAATGTCCACGCCAGCGTCAGCAGCACCGACACGGCCGGCAATCCAGCAGTAGCAACAGCCGACCATACTTACACAGTTGACACCACAGCCAGCGCCAGTATCACCATCGCCACGGTCGCCGGAGACGACATCGTCAACGCTGCAGAATCGAATAAACCTGTCACCTTAAGCGGCACGGTAGGCGGCGACGCCAAAGCCGGTGATATCGTGACCCTGACCGTCGGTACCCACACCTACAACGCCACAGTGACCGGCACTGCCGGTAACTACAGCTACAGCGTCGCAGTACCTGGGGCTGATTTACTGGGCAACGGCAATGTTCACGCCAGCGTCAGCAGCACCGACACGGCGGGCAATCCAGCAGTAGCAACAGCCGACCATACTTACACAGTCGACACCACCGCCAGCGCCAGCATCACCATCGCGACGGTAGCCGGAGACGACATCGTCAACGCTGCAGAATCAGGCTCCGGTAAGCTCGTCACCTTAAGCGGCACGGTAGGCGGTGACGCCAAAGCCGGTGATATCGTAACCCTGACTGTGGGTACCCACACCTACAACGCCACAGTGACCGGCACAGCGGGTAACTACAGCTACAGCGTGGCCGTACCAGGCGCTGATTTACTGGGCAACGGCAATGTCCACGCCAGCGTCAGCAGCACCGACACGGCCGGCAATCCAGCAGTAGCAACAGCCGACCATACTTACACAGTTGACACCACAGCCAGCGCCAGTATCACCATCGCCACGGTAGCCGGAGACGACATCGTCAACGCCGCAGAATCGAATAAACCGGTCACCTTAAGCGGCACGGTAGGCGGCGACGCCAAAGCCGGTGATATCGTGACCCTGACCGTCGGTACCCACACCTACAACGCCACAGTGACCGGCACTGCCGGTAACTACAGCTACAGCGTCGCAGTACCTGGGGCTGATTTACTGGGCAACGGCAATGTTCACGCCAGCGTCAGTAGCACCGACGCGGCCGGCAATCCAGCGGTAGCAACAGCTGACCATACTTACACAGTTGACACCACAGCCAACGCCAGTATCACCATCGCGACGGTAGCCGGAGACGACATCGTCAACGCTGCAGAGTCGAATAAACCTGTCACCTTAAGCGGCACGGTAGGTGGTGACGCCAAAGCCGGTGATATCGTAACCCTGACCGTTGGTACCCACACCTACAACGCCACAGTGACCGGCACTGCCGGTAACTACAGCTACAGCGTCGCAGTACCTGGGGCTGATTTACTGGGCAACGGCAATGTCCACGCCAGCGTCAGCAGCACCGACGCGGCCGGCAATCCAGCGGTAGCAACAGCTGACCATACTTACACAGTCGACACCACAGCCAGCGCCAGTATCACCATCGCCACGGTCGCCGGAGACGACATCGTCAACGCTGCAGAATCGAATAAACCTGTCACCTTAAGCGGCACGGTAGGCGGCGACGCCAAAGCCGGTGATATCGTAACCCTGACTGTGGGTACCCACACCTACAACGCCACAGTGACCGGCACTGCCGGTAACTACAGCTACAGCGTCGCAGTACCTGGGGCTGATTTACTGGGCAACGGCAATGTCCACGCCAGCGTCAGCAGCACCGACACGGCCGGCAATCCAGCAGTAGCAACAGCGGACCATACTTACACAGTCGACACCACAGCCAACGCCAGTATCACCATCGCCACGGTCGCCGGAGACGACATCGTCAACGCTGCAGAATCGAATAAACCGGTCACCTTAAGCGGCACGGTAAGCGGCGACGCCAAAGCCGGTGATATCGTGACCCTGACCGTTGGTACCCACACCTACAACGCCACAGTGACCGGCACTGCCGGTAACTACAGCTACAGCGTCGCAGTACCTGGGGCTGATTTACTGGGCAACGGCAATGTTCACGCCAGCGTCAGCACAATGAGTGCCTCTGGCAATCCGTCCACTGCAGCGACTGACCATACTTACACAGTCGACACCACAGCGAGCGCCAGTATCACCATCGCCACGGTCGCCGGAGACGACATCGTCAACGCTGCAGAATCGAATAAACCTGTCACCTTAAGCGGCACGGTAAGCGGCGACGCCAAAGCCGGTGATATCGTGACCCTGACCGTTGGTACCCACACCTACAACGCCACAGTGACCGGCACTGCCGGTAACTACAGCTACAGCGTCGCAGTACCTGGGGCTGATTTACTGGGCAACGGCAATGTCCACGCCAGCGTCAGCACAATGAGTGCCTCTGGCAATCCGTCCACTGCAGCGACTGACCATACTTACACAGTCGACACCACAGCGAGCGCCAGTATCACCATCGCCACGGTCGCCGGAGACGACATCGTCAACGCTGCAGAATCGAATAAACCGGTCACCTTAAGCGGCACGGTAAGCGGCGACGCCAAAGCCGGTGATATCGTGACCCTGACCGTTGGTACCCACACCTACAACGCCACAGTGACCGGCACTGCCGGTAACTACAGCTACAGCGTCGCAGTACCTGGGGCTGATTTACTGGGCAACGGCAATGTTCACGCCAGCGTCAGCAGCACCGACACGGCCGGCAATCCAGCGGTAGCAACAGCTGACCATACTTACACAGTCGACACCACAGCCAGCGCCAGTATCACCATCGCCACGGTCGCCGGAGACGATATCGTCAACGCTGCAGAATCGAATAAACCTGTCACCTTAAGCGGCACGGTAAGCGGCGACGCCAAAGCCGGTGATATCGTGACCCTGACCGTTGGTACCCACACCTACAACGCCACAGTGACCGGCACTGCCGGTAACTACAGCTACAGCGTCGCAGTACCTGGGGCTGATTTACTGGGCAACGGCAATGTTCACGCCAGCGTCAGTAGCACCGACGCGGCCGGCAATCCAGCGGTAGCAACAGCTGACCATACTTACACAGTTGACACCACAGCCAACGCCAGTATCACCATCGCTACGGTCGCCGGTGACGACATCGTCAATGCTGCAGAATCAGGCTCCGGTAAGCTCGTCACCTTAAGCGGCACGGTAGGCGGTGACGCCAAAGCCGGTGATATCGTGACCCTGACCGTCGGTACCCACACCTACAACGCCACAGTGACCGGCACTGCCGGTAACTACAGCTACAGCGTCGCAGTACCTGGGGCTGATTTACTGGGCAACGGCAATGTTCACGCCAGCGTCAGCAGCACCGACACGGCGGGCAATCCAGCAGTAGCAACAGCCGACCATACTTACACAGTCGACACCACCGCCAGCGCCAGCATCACCATCGCGACGGTAGCCGGTGACGACATCGTCAACGCTGCAGAATCAGGCTCCGGTAAGCTCGTCACCTTAAGCGGCACGGTAGGCGGCGACGCCAAAGCCGGTGATATCGTGACCCTGACTGTGGGTGCCCACACCTACAACGCCACAGTGACTGGCACTGCCGGTAACTACAGCTACAGCGTCGCAGTACCTGGGGCTGATTTACTGGGCAACGGCAATGTCCACGCCAGCGTCAGCAGCACCGACACGGCGGGCAATCCAGCAGTAGCAACAGCCGACCATACTTACACAGTCGACACCACCGCCAGCGCCAGCATCACCATCGCGACGGTAGCCGGAGACGACATCGTCAACGCTGCAGAATCAGGCTCCGGTAAGCTCGTCACCTTAAGCGGCACGGTAGGCGGTGACGCCAAAGCCGGTGATATCGTAACCCTGACTGTGGGTACCCACACCTACAACGCCACAGTGACCGGCACAGCGGGTAACTACAGCTACAGCGTGGCCGTACCAGGCGCTGATTTACTGGGCAACGGCAATGTCCACGCCAGCGTCAGCAGCACCGACACGGCCGGCAATCCAGCAGTAGCAACAGCCGACCATACTTACACAGTTGACACCACAGCCAGCGCCAGTATCACCATCGCCACGGTAGCCGGAGACGACATCGTCAACGCTGCAGAATCAGGCTCCGGTAAGCTCGTCACCTTAAGCGGCACGGTAGGCGGTGACGCCAAAGCCGGTGATATCGTAACCCTGACTGTGGGTACCCACACCTACAACGCCACAGTGACCGGCACAGCGGGTAACTACAGCTACAGCGTGGCCGTACCAGGCGCTGATTTACTGGGCAACGGCAATGTCCACGCCAGCGTCAGCAGCACCGACACGGCCGGCAATCCAGCAGTAGCAACAGCCGACCATACTTACACAGTTGACACCACAGCCAGCGCCAGTATCACCATCGCCACGGTAGCCGGAGACGACATCGTCAACGCCGCAGAATCGAATAAACCGGTCACCTTAAGCGGCACGGTAGGCGGCGACGCCAAAGCCGGTGATATCGTGACCCTGACCGTCGGTACCCACACCTACAACGCCACAGTGACCGGCACTGCCGGTAACTACAGCTACAGCGTCGCAGTACCTGGGGCTGATTTACTGGGCAACGGCAATGTTCACGCCAGCGTCAGCACAATGAGTGCCTCTGGCAATCCGTCCACTGCAGCGACTGACCATACTTACACAGTCGACACCACAGCGAGCGCCAGTATCACCATCGCTACGGTCGCCGGTGACGACATCGTCAATGCTGCAGAATCAGGCTCCGGTAAGCTCGTCACCTTAAGCGGCACGGTAGGCGGTGACGCCAAAGCCGGTGATATCGTAACCCTGACTGTGGGTACCCACACCTACAACGCCACAGTGACCGGCACAGCGGGTAACTACAGCTACAGCGTGGCCGTACCAGGCGCTGATTTACTGGGCAACGGCAATGTCCACGCCAGCGTCAGCAGCACCGACACGGCCGGCAATCCAGCAGTAGCAACAGCCGACCATACTTACACAGTCGACACCACCGGACCTGCAGTTGCAGCGCAAACTTTTAGCTATGCTGAGAACAGTGCTGCTAATAGCGTTATCCTAATGTGA
- a CDS encoding type I secretion C-terminal target domain-containing protein, protein MMASDAKGVTGYKFTVTGTNTSADGYYQIDSTGAITLTAAGAASAVNDFEQGPNTGNYSVTVFDAAGNSTAAIITLKESNVNEAPVAVDDRYTMSEDGSAITLSGDSDLSVQDVQHWTFNEGTGATTTNSYPTPDQVGTRTDGIAGGTDKSPTFTASGHEGAGMQFNGVWSGTSSARDGGYVALPTSVTDPLRGDGAGGGSASLVFWIKTTQTGGTIGWDSPSVIGMENNGGTTDIQWGWLDSAGRIGFGMADTLGFQSTKPVNDGAWHHVAMSHNFTTGATEVWVDGVLNSSGNILPGAIMPNKFLGFGVTADDGAATDRYLNGTLDDARIYGKVLTASQIQAIYAVESNNLGANAVLDNDGGAVRFALVGNDYNHVEVTGAPVGATFSDGVGGHSITVATVGQVVDLTGWTQSELAISNLGSNSTLLAINATGTTAGDSVTQFVNVVTGSTVFNGTSGIDTLTGTAGSDFLAGMNGNDTINAAGGDDRIFGGAGNDSINAGTGNDVLIGGAGNDTLTGGTGADTFSWSLADRGTTVVPATDRITDFDTAAFNAGGDRLDLRDLLQGESHAAGAGNLGNYLHFEKGATDTVVHISSTGAFATGFVASKDDQVITLSNVLLAGADDAAIINDLLTKGKLIVD, encoded by the coding sequence GTGATGGCCAGTGATGCCAAGGGTGTGACAGGCTACAAGTTCACCGTGACTGGCACCAATACCAGCGCTGATGGCTACTATCAAATCGATAGCACCGGCGCCATTACCTTGACTGCAGCCGGAGCGGCTTCGGCCGTGAACGACTTTGAGCAAGGCCCCAACACTGGTAACTATAGCGTTACGGTGTTTGATGCAGCAGGTAACAGCACCGCTGCGATCATTACTTTAAAAGAAAGCAACGTGAACGAGGCTCCGGTTGCTGTCGATGATCGCTACACGATGTCAGAAGATGGCAGCGCGATTACATTGAGCGGTGATAGTGATCTGAGTGTGCAAGACGTCCAGCACTGGACCTTTAATGAGGGGACTGGTGCGACCACGACGAATAGCTATCCTACGCCAGATCAGGTGGGTACACGCACCGATGGCATTGCCGGTGGTACAGATAAGAGCCCAACATTTACCGCGAGCGGTCATGAAGGGGCTGGCATGCAGTTCAACGGTGTCTGGTCCGGTACCAGCAGCGCACGTGATGGCGGTTATGTTGCGTTGCCCACTTCCGTTACCGATCCATTACGCGGTGATGGTGCTGGCGGTGGTAGTGCTTCGCTGGTGTTCTGGATCAAGACCACGCAAACCGGCGGCACGATAGGTTGGGACTCACCTAGCGTGATAGGTATGGAAAACAATGGCGGCACTACCGATATCCAGTGGGGGTGGTTGGATAGCGCAGGCCGTATCGGTTTCGGGATGGCAGATACGCTTGGTTTCCAGAGTACGAAACCGGTGAATGATGGTGCCTGGCATCATGTGGCAATGAGCCACAATTTCACAACCGGAGCGACGGAAGTATGGGTGGATGGTGTGCTTAATAGCTCTGGCAATATCTTGCCGGGAGCGATTATGCCGAATAAATTCCTAGGCTTTGGCGTTACTGCCGATGACGGGGCTGCGACTGATCGCTACTTAAATGGCACCTTGGATGATGCGCGTATCTATGGCAAAGTCTTGACTGCGTCGCAGATTCAGGCCATTTATGCGGTCGAGAGCAATAATCTAGGTGCTAATGCCGTACTTGATAATGACGGCGGTGCCGTGCGTTTTGCGCTGGTTGGCAATGACTACAATCACGTCGAAGTCACTGGTGCCCCGGTTGGCGCAACGTTTTCTGATGGTGTTGGCGGACATAGCATCACGGTTGCTACAGTAGGGCAGGTGGTCGACCTTACCGGTTGGACGCAGTCGGAGTTGGCTATTAGTAATCTTGGTAGCAACTCCACCTTGTTGGCTATCAATGCTACAGGTACGACAGCGGGCGATTCGGTGACACAGTTCGTCAATGTCGTTACTGGTAGTACGGTATTTAATGGTACGTCAGGCATTGATACTCTGACAGGTACTGCGGGATCAGACTTCCTTGCCGGCATGAACGGAAATGACACGATCAATGCAGCTGGCGGCGACGACAGGATATTCGGTGGCGCGGGTAATGACAGCATCAATGCAGGTACAGGTAATGATGTTCTGATAGGTGGTGCCGGCAACGACACACTGACTGGCGGCACCGGTGCTGATACCTTTAGTTGGTCGCTGGCTGATCGTGGCACGACAGTGGTCCCTGCAACGGATAGGATTACGGACTTTGATACTGCTGCATTTAATGCCGGTGGTGACAGGCTCGATCTGAGAGATTTGCTGCAGGGCGAGAGTCATGCTGCCGGTGCAGGCAATTTAGGTAATTATCTGCATTTTGAAAAAGGGGCAACGGATACGGTCGTACATATCAGTAGTACCGGTGCTTTTGCGACAGGGTTTGTTGCATCTAAAGACGATCAGGTGATCACTCTGAGCAATGTATTGTTAGCCGGTGCCGATGATGCCGCAATCATCAATGACTTGCTGACCAAAGGGAAATTGATCGTTGACTAA